A region of Lujinxingia sediminis DNA encodes the following proteins:
- a CDS encoding thermonuclease family protein, protein MRERPALLTMVLLLAGLLCVGGGCDAVEVARQSVETWQHSLTAKVSEQAEALEPLGELQPAELRKSGVVDGDTLRLVGFDKSVRVLCLDSEEALRGEELERAEADWEGYQKERKGKGRFTRSYGTFVGNEATAWAREFFGGRREVFVEYASERHTRDFFGRHLAHIWVREASGEWLNFGVEAVRAGWSPYATEYGHCEPYRGHFEQAQREAQKATRGIWRDGVRGYDDYPKRFEEWAPRARQIGLFRERLGDHPEVIELGTDTAMARLRLKVGGRVVVFGSVDRYSPRGRPPKLYLRHRYREELMVQAPGPVRFADMTKSDFEPREFVYVEGKVEMFRGNPMVVIDAQSFVRSGDDPPELSP, encoded by the coding sequence ATGCGAGAGCGCCCCGCGTTGTTAACAATGGTTTTGTTACTCGCGGGGCTTCTCTGTGTGGGGGGAGGCTGCGACGCCGTGGAGGTGGCGCGCCAGTCTGTGGAGACGTGGCAGCACTCGTTGACTGCGAAAGTCTCAGAGCAGGCAGAGGCTCTCGAGCCGCTCGGCGAACTTCAGCCAGCTGAGTTGCGGAAGAGCGGGGTGGTCGACGGTGACACTCTTCGTCTGGTGGGCTTCGATAAGAGCGTGCGGGTTTTATGTCTGGACAGTGAGGAGGCGCTTCGCGGCGAAGAGCTTGAGCGGGCCGAGGCGGACTGGGAGGGGTATCAAAAGGAGCGAAAAGGTAAGGGTCGCTTTACTCGAAGCTACGGCACCTTTGTGGGGAATGAAGCAACGGCCTGGGCGCGCGAGTTCTTTGGGGGGCGGAGGGAGGTGTTTGTCGAATACGCCTCGGAGCGCCATACCCGTGACTTCTTCGGGAGGCATCTGGCACATATCTGGGTGAGAGAAGCGTCCGGAGAGTGGCTGAACTTCGGTGTGGAGGCGGTGCGCGCGGGCTGGTCGCCGTACGCCACTGAGTACGGCCATTGCGAGCCTTATCGCGGGCATTTTGAGCAGGCGCAGCGCGAGGCGCAGAAGGCCACGCGCGGCATCTGGCGTGACGGAGTACGTGGTTACGATGACTACCCGAAGCGTTTTGAGGAATGGGCCCCGCGTGCGCGTCAGATTGGGCTTTTTCGAGAGCGCCTGGGCGATCATCCGGAGGTCATTGAGCTGGGCACGGATACGGCGATGGCGCGTCTTCGGCTGAAAGTGGGTGGACGGGTCGTGGTGTTCGGGTCGGTCGATCGTTATTCCCCTCGGGGGCGGCCGCCTAAGCTCTACCTTCGTCATCGCTATCGCGAGGAGTTGATGGTTCAGGCGCCGGGGCCGGTGCGTTTTGCTGATATGACGAAGTCGGATTTTGAGCCGCGGGAGTTCGTCTATGTGGAGGGGAAAGTGGAGATGTTTCGCGGCAATCCCATGGTAGTGATTGACGCGCAGAGTTTTGTTCGGTCAGGCGATGATCCGCCTGAGCTTTCGCCGTGA
- a CDS encoding ChaN family lipoprotein → MELDVRGVRVGVTIGLLMAMGCAGAPSASSSGDLQAQTSADLAYAELAPGIWEVASGKRLEEAELLARLMDARYVIAAESHDDPWHHVVQSRIYRGISQRAEGPVALGVEMVEARFQRALDAYVAAEIDEAQMLQRVEWEARWGMDWAMYAPMWRVAREFAQPIIALNAPREQVRRMGRGGLEGLAEEERAELPELDLSDANYRAWLGSIFASHGMGDDEEALDRFFAAQVLWDETMAHNAVLALVENPAIEAMVLLVGRGHAERGFGISPRIVRRLVARGEAEAVADGGVIVVVPVSTVDEYGERMGEYRRLNFLQENNIADFVWIEAGDADDERED, encoded by the coding sequence ATGGAGTTGGATGTGCGGGGAGTTAGGGTTGGGGTAACGATCGGGCTATTGATGGCGATGGGGTGCGCCGGCGCTCCGAGCGCATCTTCGTCCGGGGATCTGCAGGCGCAGACGTCGGCTGACCTCGCTTATGCCGAGCTTGCGCCGGGCATCTGGGAGGTTGCCTCCGGCAAGCGCCTGGAAGAGGCGGAGTTGCTGGCGCGGCTCATGGACGCGCGCTACGTGATCGCGGCGGAGTCTCACGATGATCCCTGGCATCATGTTGTGCAGAGCCGGATTTATCGCGGAATAAGCCAGCGAGCCGAGGGCCCGGTAGCGCTGGGGGTGGAGATGGTCGAGGCGCGTTTTCAGCGGGCGCTCGATGCCTACGTCGCCGCGGAGATCGATGAGGCGCAGATGCTTCAACGTGTGGAGTGGGAGGCGCGCTGGGGCATGGACTGGGCGATGTACGCCCCGATGTGGCGAGTGGCCCGGGAGTTTGCGCAGCCCATTATCGCTCTCAACGCCCCGCGTGAGCAGGTGCGTCGTATGGGGCGAGGAGGACTTGAGGGGCTTGCGGAGGAAGAGCGTGCCGAGCTCCCCGAATTGGATCTGAGTGACGCAAACTACCGAGCATGGCTGGGCTCGATCTTCGCCTCCCACGGTATGGGTGACGACGAGGAAGCGCTTGATCGCTTCTTCGCAGCACAGGTGCTCTGGGACGAGACGATGGCGCACAATGCTGTTCTCGCCTTGGTCGAGAATCCGGCCATCGAAGCGATGGTGCTTCTGGTCGGCCGCGGACACGCCGAGCGCGGTTTCGGGATTTCTCCGCGCATCGTGCGTCGGTTGGTCGCGCGAGGAGAAGCCGAGGCGGTTGCTGACGGCGGGGTGATCGTCGTCGTGCCGGTCAGCACTGTCGACGAGTATGGCGAGCGCATGGGTGAGTACCGCCGCCTGAACTTCCTTCAAGAAAACAACATCGCCGACTTCGTGTGGATCGAAGCCGGCGATGCAGATGACGAGCGCGAAGATTAA